The Candida dubliniensis CD36 chromosome 2, complete sequence genome contains a region encoding:
- a CDS encoding GDP-GTP exchange factor, putative (Similar to S. cerevisiae LTE1), with amino-acid sequence MTQDNLEPTNLTGDIGNNKEEPNNLESPSSGQDIKHDNQIQDNIQENLQSESIFKTPEQVETHDILSTLASTCYNEHNLQEHQLHQQINIHPDFYYNKHNESIFDDERIFPCLPTTNDNEDLVKYDEFNPELINHATIKALVIQMTSPEIIDYSLICDFFLTYRMFSNSNEIMNLLLTRLIWALQYINSVSEDNIKIGKLVLVRTFVVLRHWIINYFVDDFNNNNELCDYFTNTINKITLESNLISQQESTPKTESPNHHHNLFTMKILGDLKIHWLKIINEFWLLDLDIHSMLTNNSAYSYTLPLTSTLNNIKKLSKSNTEASIRSNPSYRRSAMLSLYDQKIQHKMLIFDDTSSNSQENPQFSINNLLLHHHSSRVSINNKIKAIQQQKKLLKSPTFSSSFNVPKSPLMSNANLANIPSPTTPTKLRSKSNKRALMQSKRHNHMNIKDSSLDLKKTTTISKVFDGTGTVAVAVAEEEQEQEGETKENDELEEDNFDVDDVNDKSPESQFSESKRYSQVGFSTNGNIKLPTSKVTVIVPPTPVKKMEGPLIDDIQSSMTPPKMYHPQFQPPSSSNSIRTENEDLNRRGSIRKLMDNWKKSLIVHKAASASSSSEMPINRTMSTKPSTEDLDRLINNAMNVMNEKTIIGKRVDVLSARIIDELEYLIRYYISSESSSVIHEMNYQDTNNNDDDDDEIANARQDRPDRMGMGIDRGDKSEVDLQPIEVSPTRGVDETEMDINDLSDLNIVKIDNLVNDTDNSHSVKVPRNISTSYLLDEIEIENENENSKESSFQSPTSINWNDEENINLDGSIEKTPLEEEFEGFDFSHETNTNTTNYSNDKKQLQSQQGDYSEPNFSFQQSHNRLHETSSISTPSNITQYDAEIEELGIAMSPQSVKPKRISFCENANISNGFNNNNNNKRLSIWSKNSNGSAFKRDSIKSYVSYDSAFSVFNESNSFKVENTEYNGLKKKTGFNNLRSVVANGGGGGGDGAGDVTSLENAVRVVSSSHLSRHSSSRGSRKSVRFSTLCALTELPFHEHIAIVDGVTNCNHSKSSSGDGGNSSIFSLALKSRKSSVRTVNKESTQSTAFTSSSNNSVAIPGISSYALKELAAIPDETMLSTEDPIQYALHKLEGKSSSKSTLKRKDEDEENEHEYVEPQIDDTEDILNEINNANTEDAIGLSTTSIEISQIDAPLTPIKMSRRNSSSDVTESDPITSTPRNSQQYQQQQQQQQQPKQNHNGSNIMDTFDFQQPTRNIDSTPPEYQSPKIILDNYAPSSDLLSVSNVMFNDAHISFVLSYDSRSLADHFTMIEKDMLQEIDWKDLIELKWNKELTPVNSWLEIIVNDDYYIQNKGVNLVIARFNLMVNWIISEILLTQSPKERIHLISRFIHIAQHCLELQNFATLMQIILALTSQRIQKLKQTWKDLIPGDILLLKNLEELASPLKNFLNIRLTINQIKPSKGCIPFVGLYLSDLTFNAERVSIIKENNELETLINFAKFRTSVHIVKSLSQCIEWSSNYQFNVQPDLLSKCLYIKSLDEDEMKYCIQCNQK; translated from the coding sequence ATGACTCAAGATAATCTAGAACCAACCAATCTCACTGGTGATATTGGTaacaacaaagaagaaCCAAACAATCTTGAACTGCCATCATCAGGACAAGACATCAAACACGACAACCAAATACAAGATAATATTCAAGAAAACCTACAGTCTGAATCTATTTTTAAAACTCCAGAACAAGTAGAAACTCATGACATACTTTCGACATTAGCATCAACTTGTTATAATGAACATAATCTTCAGGAACATcaacttcatcaacaaattaataTTCACCCGgatttttattataataaacaTAATGAATCCATATTTGACGATGAAAGAATATTCCCCTGTTTACCTACCAccaatgataatgaagatttaGTAAAATATGATGAATTCAATCCcgaattaattaatcatGCCACCATAAAGGCTCTTGTTATTCAAATGACTTCACCTGAGATTATTGATTATAGTTTAATCTGTGATTTTTTCCTTACTTACCGAATGTttagtaatagtaatgaaATTATGAATCTATTACTTACAAGATTAATTTGGGCTTTACAATATATCAATTCTGTGAGTGAagataatataaaaattgGGAAATTAGTATTGGTAAGaacatttgttgttttaagACATTggattattaattattttgttgatgattttaataataataatgaattatgTGATTATTTTACCAATAccataaataaaatcacTTTAGAatctaatttaatttctcaACAAGAATCAACCCCAAAAACAGAATCACCAAACCACCATCATAACTTATTTACTATGAAAATTCTTGGAGATTTGAAAATCCATTGGttaaaaatcattaatgaGTTTTGGCTCTTGGATCTTGATATACATTCCATGTTGACTAATAATAGTGCATACAGTTATACTTTACCTTTAACATCGactttaaataatattaaaaaattatccaaatcaaatactGAAGCATCAATTCGATCAAATCCATCATATCGTCGATCAGCCATGCTTTCTTTATATGACCAAAAGATACAACACAAAATGTTGATATTTGACGATACCAGTAGTAATTCTCAAGAAAACCCccaattttcaatcaataatttacTTTTACATCATCATTCATCAAGAGTttctattaataataaaatcaaggcaatacaacaacaaaagaaattacTTAAATCACCAACATTTTCAAGTTCATTTAATGTACCAAAATCTCCTTTAATGTCGAATGCCAATCTTGCAAATATTCCTAGTCCTACAACTCCAACAAAGTTGCGTctgaaatcaaataaacGTGCATTAATGCAATCTAAAAGACATAATCATATGAATATCAAAGATTCATCacttgatttgaaaaaaacaaccacTATTCTGAAAGTTTTTGATGGAACAGGAACAGTAGCAGTAGCAGTagcagaagaagaacaagaacaagagggggaaacaaaagaaaatgatgaattggaaGAGGACAattttgatgttgatgacGTAAACGATAAATCTCCAGAATCACAATTTTCAGAATCAAAAAGATATAGTCAAGTTGGTTTTTCTACTAATGGGAATATTAAATTACCAACTTCCAAAGTAACAGTGATTGTGCCACCAACCCCTGTGAAGAAAATGGAAGGAccattaattgatgatattcAATCATCTATGACACCACCAAAAATGTATCATCCTCAATTTCAACCACCATCATCGAGTAATTCTATTAGAActgaaaatgaagatttaAATAGAAGAGGGTCCATTAGAAAATTAATGGataattggaaaaaatcattgattgtTCATAAAGCAGCATCtgcatcttcatcatcagaaaTGCCAATTAATAGAACCATGTCAACCAAACCATCTACTGAAGATCTTGATAGACTAATAAATAATGCCATGAATGtaatgaatgaaaaaacaataattggCAAACGAGTAGATGTTTTAAGTGCAAgaataattgatgaattggaaTATTTGATTCGATATTATATTAGTAGTGAATCAAGTAGTGTTATTCATGAGATGAATTATCAAGATACCAATAAcaacgatgatgatgatgatgaaatagCAAATGCTAGACAAGATAGGCCAGATCGAATGGGAATGGGAATAGATAGAGGTGATAAAAGTGAAGTTGATTTACAACCTATAGAAGTTTCTCCTACAAGAGGAGTAGATGAAACTGAAATggatattaatgatttatcagatttgaatattgttaaaattgataatcttGTTAATGATACTGATAATAGTCATTCAGTCAAAGTTCCAAGAAATATTTCTACAAGTTATTTacttgatgaaattgaaattgaaaatgaaaatgaaaattcaAAAGAATCTTCATTTCAAAGTCCTACAAGTATTAATTGGAATGACGAAGAGAATATTAATTTAGAtggatcaattgaaaaaactccattagaagaagaatttgaaggatttgattttctgCATGaaaccaacaccaataCTACCAACTATAGCAATGATAAAAAACAACTTCAACTGCAACAGGGGGATTATTCTGAACCTAATTTCAGTTTCCAACAATCCCATAATAGATTACATGAAACGTCATCTATTTCTACTCCTAGTAATATTACTCAATATGATgctgaaattgaagaattaggTATAGCCATGAGTCCACAACTGGTAAAACCGAAAAGAATAAGTTTTTGTGAAAATGCCAACATTAGTAATggattcaataataataacaacaataaacgACTTTCTATTTGGTCGAAAAATTCTAATGGATCAGCATTTAAACGAGATTCAATAAAATCATACGTTAGTTATGATTCAGCATTTTCTGTTTTcaatgaatcaaattcttttaaagttgaaaataCCGAATATAATggattgaaaaagaaaactggGTTTAATAATCTTCGTTCAGTAGTAGCTAatggaggaggaggaggaggcGATGGTGCAGGTGATGTTACTAGTTTAGAAAATGCTGTTAGAGTTGTTAGTTCCAGTCATTTATCTCGTCATAGTTCTTCTAGAGGATCAAGGAAAAGTGTTAGATTCAGTACTTTATGTGCATTAACTGAATTACCATTTCATGAACATATTGCCATTGTTGATGGTGTTACTAATTGTAATCATTCAAAACTGTCATCAGGAGATGGAGGTAATAGTTCGATTTTTTCATTAGCTTTGAAAAGTCGGAAAAGTTCAGTTAGAACTGTTAATAAAGAATCAACTCAATCAACAGCATTTACTAGTTCTAGTAATAATTCAGTGGCTATACCTGGTATAAGTAGTTATgcattaaaagaattagcTGCCATTCCTGATGAAACCATGCTTTCTACTGAAGACCCCATTCAATATGCATTACATAAATTGGAAGgaaaatcatcatctaaaCTGactttaaaaagaaaagatgaagatgaagaaaatgagCATGAATATGTGGAACCACAAATTGATGATACTgaagatattttaaatgaaattaataatgcAAATACTGAAGATGCAATTGGACTTAGTACCACAAGTATTGAAATATCTCAAATTGATGCCCCATTAACACCAATCAAAATGAGTCGTAGAAATTCAAGTTCAGATGTGACGGAATCTGATCCTATAACTTCAACTCCACGTAATAGTCAACagtaccaacaacaacaacaacaacagcaacaaccaAAGCAAAATCACAATGGAAGTAATATTATGGATACATTTGATTTCCAACAACCAACAAGAAATATTGATTCTACTCCACCTGAATATCAATCACCGAAAATCATTTTGGACAATTATGCTCCTTCGAgtgatttattatcagTACTGAATGTTATGTTTAATGATGCTCATATATCATTTGTTTTATCGTATGATTCACGGTCATTAGCTGATCATTTCACCATGATTGAGAAAGATATGttacaagaaattgattggaaagatttaattgaattaaaatgGAATAAAGAATTAACTCCTGTGAATAGTTGGTTAgaaattattgttaatgatgattattatatacAAAACAAAGGAGTTAATTTAGTAATTGcaagatttaatttaatggtaaattggataatttcggaaattttattaactcaatcaccaaaagaaagaattcATTTAATATCAAGATTTATTCATATTGCTCAACATTGTTtagaattacaaaattttgCTACATTAATGCAAATTATACTTGCTTTAACTTCTCaaagaattcaaaaattaaaacaaactTGGAAAGATTTAATTCCTGgtgatattttattattaaaaaatctTGAAGAATTAGCTTCAcctttaaaaaattttttaaatattaGATTAActataaatcaaattaaacCATCTAAAGGTTGTATACCATTTGTTGGATTATATTTAAGTGATTTAACTTTTAATGCTGAAAGAGTAAGTataattaaagaaaataatgaattagaaactttaattaattttgcTAAATTTAGAACTTCAGTTCATATTgttaaatcattatctCAATGTATTGAATGGTCAagtaattatcaatttaatGTTCAACcagatttattatcaaaatgtCTTTATATTAAAAGTTTGGACGAagatgaaatgaaatattgTATTCAATgtaatcaaaaataa
- a CDS encoding flavodoxin-like reductase, putative (Similar to S. cerevisiae PST2;~In S. cerevisiae, induced by oxidative stress in a Yap1p dependent manner), with protein sequence MAQGKVAIIIYSLYHHVYDLALAEKAGIEAAGGSADIYQVAETLSDDILAKMHAPAKPDIPIATHETLTQYDAFLFGIPTRFGNFPAQIKAFWDRTGGLWAKNALRGKYAGVFVSTGTPGGGQETTIINSLSTLAHHGIIYVPFGYGYPGMTDLEEVHGGSPWGAGTFASGNGSRKVTDLEKAIAKQQGEDFFKTVFK encoded by the coding sequence ATGGCACAAGGAAAAGTagcaattattatttattcattatatCATCATGTTTATGATTTAGCTTTAGCAGAAAAAGCTGGGATTGAAGCTGCTGGAGGTAGTGCTGATATTTATCAAGTTGCTGAAACATTATCTGATGATATATTAGCTAAAATGCATGCACCTGCTAAACCAGATATTCCAATTGCTACTCATGAAACTTTAACTCAATATGATgcatttttatttggtaTTCCAACAAGATTTGGTAATTTCCCAGCACAAATTAAAGCATTTTGGGATAGAACTGGAGGTTTATGGGCTAAAAATGCTTTAAGAGGTAAATATGCTGGAGTTTTCGTTTCTACTGGTACTCCAGGAGGTGGACAAGAAActacaattattaatagttTAAGTACTTTAGCTCATCATGGAATTATTTATGTACCATTTGGTTATGGATATCCTGGTATGACTGATTTAGAAGAAGTTCATGGTGGTTCTCCATGGGGAGCTGGTACTTTTGCTTCAGGTAATGGATCAAGAAAAGTTACTGATTTAGAAAAAGCTATTGCTAAACAACAAGGTGaagatttttttaaaactgTTTTCAAATGA
- the ScPRB1 gene encoding cerevisin precursor, putative (In S. cerevisiae, involved in protein degradation in the vacuole and required for full protein degradation during sporulation), producing the protein MRVNNIISFTAVASTAVALVIPDITSFFSSFNQILIPHHPQAPLINQDQHLPSHDKEQNTKPSILSNPLNKIIPNHYIVVLKDDLSQAQFLQHQDWVQKEHVSISSCKSEVNKKPLEFFQIDNFVKGYTGFFTEDLINKILELPEVAFVERDSIFHTVEFDIQKDATWGISRISHRENIDDGKYLFDNDGGRGVTAYVIDTGIKVGHPDFEDRAQWGASIAFPNIKQDYNGHGTHCAGTIGSKTYGIAKNVNLVAVGVMNMLGAGSTSDIIKGIEFVVKSHQEDVRAKKKGFKGSTVNMSIGGGISDALDLAVNAGTKAGLHISVAAGNDNADACQYSPARASGPITIGATNIRDEKASFSNWGSCVDLFAPGEDIESTFIWSDTTVMSGTSMASPHIAGLLSYYLSLQPDITSEFYTQAIEPADLKNRLIKYGTKGVLTGLDSVSPNILAFNGAGGNLTEFWSL; encoded by the coding sequence ATGAGggtaaataatattatttcgTTTACTGCAGTGGCTTCTACAGCTGTTGCTTTAGTGATTCCAGATATCACTTCATTCTTTAGCAgttttaatcaaattttgatcCCACACCATCCACAAGCGCCATTGATCAATCAAGATCAGCATTTACCTTCACATGACAAAGAACAAAATACTAAACCTAGTATTCTTTCTAATCCcttgaataaaataattccaaatcattatattgttgttttgaaaGATGATTTATCTCAAGCGCAGTTTTTGCAACACCAAGATTGGGTTCAAAAGGAACATGTTTCTATTTCCAGTTGCAAACTGGAGGTCAACAAAAAACCTTTggaattttttcaaattgataattttgttaAAGGTTATACTGGGTTTTTCACTGAAGATTTGATTAACAAGATTTTGGAATTGCCGGAAGTGGCTTTTGTTGAAAGAGATTCTATTTTCCATACTGTTGAGTTTGATATCCAAAAAGATGCTACCTGGGGTATCTCACGTATTAGTCATCgtgaaaatattgatgatgggaaatatttgtttgataatgatggaGGCAGGGGAGTCACTGCGTATGTCATTGATACTGGTATTAAAGTTGGTCATCCTGATTTCGAAGATAGAGCCCAATGGGGTGCTTCAATAGCTTTCCCTAATATTAAGCAAGATTACAATGGTCATGGTACTCATTGTGCTGGTACAATTGGTTCTAAAACATATGGTATTGCTAAAAATGTCAACCTTGTAGCTGTTGGTGTGATGAACATGTTGGGTGCTGGATCGACATCTGACATTATTAaaggaattgaatttgttgtcAAACTGCATCAAGAAGATGTGAGAGCAAAGAAGAAAGGTTTTAAAGGTTCTACAGTCAATATGTcaattggtggtggtatttCTGATGCTTTAGATTTGGCGGTTAATGCTGGTACTAAAGCTGGATTGCATATTTCTGTTGCTGCTGGTAATGACAATGCCGATGCTTGTCAATATTCACCAGCAAGAGCAAGTGGTCCGATCACTATTGGAGCAACAAATATTCGTGATGAAAAAGCTAGTTTTTCCAACTGGGGTAGTTGTGTTGATTTATTTGCTCCTGGTGAAGACATTGAGTCTACTTTTATTTGGTCCGACACCACTGTTATGTCAGGAACGTCGATGGCTTCTCCACATATTGCTGGATTATTGTCTTATTATTTATCGTTACAACCAGATATTACTTCAGAATTCTATACTCAAGCTATTGAACCAGCTGATTTGAAGAATAGATTGATCAAATATGGTACTAAAGGAGTATTGACTGGATTGGATTCTGTTAGTCCAAATATTTTAGCATTCAATGGTGCTGGTGGTAACTTAACCGAGTTCTGGAGTTTATaa
- a CDS encoding aldo/keto reductase, putative (In S. cerevisiae, involved in arabinose and xylose metabolism), with amino-acid sequence MSNLTSSIQLTRQSTYKLNNGSHIPVIGYGTYLLDRSQAADLTYEALKDGYRHIDTALAYRNEKEVSQGIKRFLDDHPEVKRSDIWFTTKIDNQSQGYEETKKAVERIKNDVKDNIEYADLILIHSPLTSKAQRLGTYQYLQELVLNPTDSPLIVKSIGVSNYGVDHLEELFNWEGFLIKPVLNQLELHPWLPRLELREYLYKHEILAEAYSPLTQGYKLDDPELLSISKESGLKPAEILLKWSFLQGFIVLVKSDKPARIQQNLDILPQGKKDDDELQEGVNLGVVSLNPDIIEKLNKPESHVVLTWGGKDPTLFKGA; translated from the coding sequence ATGTCAAACTTAACttcatcaattcaattgactAGACAATCTACTTACAAATTAAACAACGGGAGCCACATTCCTGTTATTGGATATGGTACTTATTTATTAGATCGTTCTCAGGCTGCTGACTTGACTTATGAAGCTTTGAAAGATGGGTATAGACACATTGATACTGCACTTGCTTATcgtaatgaaaaagaagtttCTCAAGGTATCAAGAGATTTTTGGATGATCATCCTGAAGTCAAAAGAAGTGATATTTGGTTTACTACCAAAATTGACAATCAATCACAGGGATACGAAGAGACAAAAAAAGCCGTTGAAAGAATTAAGAATGATGTTAAAGATAACATTGAGTATGCTGATCTTATTTTGATCCATTCTCCGTTAACTTCTAAGGCTCAACGTTTAGGCACCTATCAATATTTGCAAGAACTTGTTTTGAATCCAACTGACTCGCCATTGATTGTAAAATCTATTGGCGTCTCAAACTATGGTGTTGATCATTTGGaagaattgtttaattggGAAGGGTTTTTGATTAAACCAGTTCTTaatcaattggaattgCACCCATGGTTACCAAGATTGGAATTGAGAGAGTACTTGTACAAGCACGAAATTTTGGCTGAAGCTTATTCCCCGCTTACTCAAGGGTACAAATTGGATGATCCAGAGTTATTATCCATTAGCAAAGAATCTGGCTTAAAACCAGCTGAAATATTGCTCAAATGGTCATTCCTTCAAggatttattgttttagtCAAGAGTGATAAACCAGCAAGAATTCAGCAGAATTTGGATATTTTACCACAAGGTAagaaagatgatgatgaattacaAGAGGGTGTGAATTTAGGTGTGGTTAGTTTGAATCCAGATATTatagaaaaattgaacaaacCAGAATCCCATGTGGTTTTGACTTGGGGAGGAAAAGATCCAACTCTTTTCAAAGGTGCATGA
- a CDS encoding GTP-binding protein, putative (Similar to S. cerevisiae YPT7) — protein sequence MSSSRKKTLLKVIILGDSGVGKTSLMQQFVNSKFSHQYKATIGADFLTKEITIDNNKSVTLQIWDTAGQERFQSLGVAFYRGADCCVLCFDVTNEKSLNNLTSWKDEFLVQSNVSNPQDFPFIIIGNKIDVDDSKKIPSLSKKLNNITNNQMGGLNYPVFETSAKDGVNVEAAFEVIAKMALQQEELNASNGNDVNDDYNDAINIHLDSEASACGC from the coding sequence ATGTCATCATCtagaaagaaaacattATTGAAAGTCATCATATTAGGAGATTCTGGTGTTGGTAAAACATCACTTATGCAACAATTTGTTAATAGCAAATTTTCCCATCAATATAAAGCGACTATCGGAGCTGATTTTTTAACTAAAGAGATCACCATTGACAATAACAAACTGGTCACATTACAAATCTGGGATACCGCTGGTCAGGAGAGATTTCAAAGTTTAGGTGTTGCATTTTACAGAGGGGCTGATTGTTGTGTGTTATGTTTTGATGTAACGAACGAAAAGTCATTGAACAACTTGACCAGTTGGAAAGATGAATTTTTGGTTCAATCAAATGTATCTAATCCTCAAGATTTCccatttattataataggtaataaaattgatgttgatgattctAAAAAAATACCCTCATTATCTAAAAAGTTGAACAACATCACAAACAACCAAATGGGTGGTTTAAACTATCCTGTTTTTGAAACCAGTGCCAAAGACGGAGTAAATGTTGAAGCTGCCTTTGAAGTGATTGCCAAAATGGCATTgcaacaagaagaattaaatgCCTCTAATGGCAATGATGTAAATGACGATTATAATGATGCCATAAATATCCATTTGGACTCAGAAGCAAGTGCATGTGGTTGTTGA
- a CDS encoding sterol o-acyltransferase 2, putative (Similar to S. cerevisiae ARE2) has protein sequence MGRTNTSEHLNAISDKNARRKSLALDNEYHSNSSSEDDSAKVELSYTVPDKDGIIQQETTTSVEEVIAVPTTEQNELRLRKQKSNNQDSPADLNGVIVDVSKREKVFLKRKRQIDSKHASDKSKYLSRFNDITFKAKSSTIFESDEFYKTDFFGMYVLFWLATGFAMVNNFIHTYFENSTPILQWTVVKVFKRDLFKVGLVDLAMYLSTYFAFFVQYACKNGYLSWKKVGWWLQAAFDGLFLFFWLWIASEYCLDFPWIAKVFLVLHSLVFIMKMHSYAFYNGYLWSIYKEGLFSEKYLEKLKHGKVKLPKGHTKKETEKVLQESIAFTKYELEYQTHATTENPEDHHVFDLAQTDKSIAKLQQEGLIRFPQNITLFNYFEYSMFPTLVYTLNFPRTERIRWSYFFGKLFGIFGIIFLMILISENNLYPIVLRCEVARKLPVSERIPQYFFLLMDMIPPFLMVYLFTFFLIWDSILNAIAELSRFADRDFYGPWWSCTDFSEFANQWNRCVHKFLLRHVYHSSISALNVNKQSAAIITFLLSSLVHELVMYVIFGNLRGYLLLFQMSQIPLIIMSRSKFMKDKKVLGNIICWFGFISGPSIICTLYLVF, from the coding sequence ATGGGGAGAACAAACACGCTGGAGCACTTGAACGCTATCTCAGATAAGAATGCCAGAAGGAAATCTTTGGCATTGGACAACGAATATCATAGCAATTCTTCTTCCGAAGATGATAGCGCCAAGGTCGAGCTTTCATATACCGTTCCCGACAAGGATGGCATAATTCAGCAGGAAACTACAACTTCAGTAGAGGAGGTTATCGCTGTACCAACCACTGAGCAAAATGAGTTACGATTaaggaaacaaaaaagtaaCAACCAAGACTCACCTGCTGACTTAAATGGAGTTATAGTTGATGTTtcaaaaagagaaaaggTTTTTctaaaaaggaaaagacAAATTGATAGCAAACATGCATCTGACAAATCCAAATACTTATCTAGATTCAATGACATCACGTTCAAAGCAAAATCTTCGACCATTTTTGAATCTGATGAATTTTATAAAactgatttttttggaatgtatgttttgttttggttggcGACAGGTTTTGCTATGGTAAACAACTTTATTCATacatattttgaaaactcAACCCCAATTTTGCAATGGACAGTGGTAAAGGTGTTTAAACGAGATTTATTTAAAGTTGGGTTAGTCGATTTGGCAATGTATTTATCAACCTATTTTGCCTTTTTCGTACAATATGCTTGCAAAAATGGGTATTTATCGTGGAAAAAGGTTGGTTGGTGGCTACAGGCAGCGTTTGACGGGTTgttcttatttttttggttatGGATAGCTCTGGAGTATTGCTTAGATTTCCCATGGATTGCCAAAGTGTTTTTAGTGCTCCACAGTTTAGTATTTATTATGAAGATGCACTCCTACGCGTTTTACAATGGATATCTCTGGCTGATTTACAAGGAGGGGTTATTTTCAGAGAAATATCttgagaaattgaaacatgGAAAAGTCAAGTTACCAAAAGGACACactaaaaaagaaacagagAAAGTGCTCCAGGAAAGCATAGCCTTTACCAAATATGAATTGGAATATCAAACTCATGCCACTACTGAGAATCCTGAGGATCATCATGTATTTGATCTAGCCCAGACAGATAAGTCAATTGCCAAACTACAGCAAGAAGGGTTGATCAGATTCCCACAGAATATAACtttgttcaattattttgagTACAGCATGTTTCCAACATTGGTGTACACTCTAAATTTTCCGAGAACAGAAAGAATCAGATGGTcctatttttttggtaaattGTTTGGGATTTTTGGcattattttcttgatgATTCTTATCTCTGAGAATAATTTGTATCCCATAGTTCTTAGATGTGAAGTTGCACGCAAATTACCAGTACTGGAAAGAATCCCACAGTATTTCTTTCTATTGATGGATATGATTCCCCCATTCTTGATGGTATATTTGTTTACattctttttgatttgggattcaattttgaatgCTATTGCCGAGTTGTCGAGATTTGCCGATCGTGATTTTTATGGGCCATGGTGGTCATGCACTGATTTTTCAGAGTTTGCCAATCAATGGAATCGTTGTGTTCATAAGTTCCTCTTGAGGCATGTGTACCATTCTAGTATCAGTGCACTTAATGTCAATAAGCAACTGGCGGCAATAATCACATTTTTGTTGTCCAGTTTAGTACACGAACTTGTGATGTACGTCATCTTTGGAAATTTGAGAGgttatttgttattgttcCAAATGTCACAGATACCATTGATAATTATGAGCAGAAGTAAATTTATGAAGGATAAAAAGGTGTTAGGTAACATAATTTGCTGGTTTGGGTTTATCAGCGGTCCAAGTATTATTTGTACACTTTATTTAGTGTTTTAG